Proteins encoded together in one Microbacterium oxydans window:
- a CDS encoding Lrp/AsnC family transcriptional regulator, with protein sequence MRSGEFHGLVPAQLDELDRKLVRLLQEDGRRSVTEMAGAVGLSHAAVRQRIQRLLNERVVTIGAMTHPQTHGYAQSALVGVRVDHRVHEVSEAISAIDEVYYLVTTTGHYDLMAELMATDNEHLLDLVMSIRAVPGVTETETISFVDTVKWIYRPDFATRGSD encoded by the coding sequence ATTCCACGGACTCGTCCCCGCACAGCTGGACGAGCTCGACCGCAAGCTCGTCCGCCTGCTGCAGGAGGACGGTCGCCGCTCGGTGACCGAGATGGCCGGAGCCGTCGGCCTCTCGCACGCGGCGGTGCGACAGCGGATCCAGCGCCTTCTCAACGAGCGCGTCGTGACGATCGGGGCGATGACCCACCCCCAGACCCACGGCTACGCGCAGTCCGCGCTCGTCGGCGTCCGCGTGGACCACCGTGTACACGAGGTGAGCGAGGCCATCTCCGCGATCGACGAGGTCTACTACCTGGTGACGACCACCGGGCACTACGACCTCATGGCCGAGCTGATGGCCACGGACAACGAGCACCTGCTCGACCTCGTGATGTCGATCCGCGCCGTCCCCGGCGTGACCGAGACCGAGACGATCAGCTTCGTCGACACCGTGAAGTGGATCTACCGGCCCGACTTCGCGACGCGCGGATCCGACTGA
- a CDS encoding DUF1684 domain-containing protein, giving the protein MTTSPARTAVEVVDWRRRVFALYAAVRLADSPEDAHELWRIERDELMLRHPATALLPEDRPLFEGLPISSYDPEWRFELPILPAEPGGFDFETGTDGVVPFERIGRVEIPDAGSLDVWRLKSYGGGLFIPVRDALAGRPGGTYGGGRYLIDTIKGADLGSDAERGTIVLDFNFAYNPSCAYDPAWACPLAQPGNVLDVPVPVGEMYGG; this is encoded by the coding sequence ATGACGACTTCCCCCGCACGCACGGCCGTCGAGGTCGTCGACTGGAGACGACGGGTCTTCGCCCTCTATGCGGCCGTGCGCCTCGCCGACTCGCCCGAGGACGCGCACGAGCTCTGGCGGATCGAGCGGGACGAGCTGATGCTCCGGCATCCGGCGACCGCGCTCCTGCCCGAGGACCGGCCGCTGTTCGAAGGGCTGCCGATCTCGTCGTACGACCCGGAGTGGCGCTTCGAGCTGCCCATCCTCCCGGCCGAGCCCGGCGGCTTCGACTTCGAGACGGGGACCGACGGCGTCGTGCCGTTCGAGCGGATCGGCAGGGTCGAGATCCCGGATGCGGGCTCGCTCGACGTGTGGCGCCTGAAGTCCTACGGCGGAGGTCTGTTCATCCCGGTGCGGGACGCGCTCGCCGGGCGACCCGGCGGGACCTACGGCGGCGGCCGCTACCTGATCGACACGATCAAGGGCGCCGACCTCGGCTCCGACGCCGAGCGCGGCACGATCGTGCTCGACTTCAACTTCGCCTACAACCCCTCCTGCGCCTACGACCCCGCGTGGGCGTGCCCGCTCGCGCAGCCCGGCAACGTCCTCGACGTGCCGGTGCCGGTGGGGGAGATGTACGGCGGCTGA
- a CDS encoding sugar nucleotide-binding protein, whose product MDDASAPVPHRTLLVGYGKLAARLAPRLLEAGGEVIALRRSDGPLPAGAAGVRADLAVPPVPPLPAVDAMLVTLPPGETASAYREALTHLAHALPVVPARTVFVSSTGVFDGAGAGQPLTEQDEPAPTTERSRGLQDGERAAVEIFDAVIVRPAGIYGPGRDFLLQKVREGAPSNHRRRTNRIHETDLVRALELLLRMDDPPRLVHAVDAAPAPLGDVVGFIARTLGVEVPADDASAEPSGFVYDGALLRSLLGELEYPTYETGYAEMIAASGRTDAGHP is encoded by the coding sequence ATGGACGACGCCTCCGCGCCGGTGCCGCACCGCACGCTCCTGGTCGGCTACGGCAAGCTCGCGGCACGTCTGGCCCCGCGTCTCCTCGAGGCCGGAGGCGAGGTCATCGCGCTGCGTCGGAGCGACGGCCCCCTCCCGGCGGGCGCGGCGGGCGTCCGCGCCGACCTCGCCGTTCCCCCGGTGCCGCCGCTGCCCGCGGTCGACGCGATGCTGGTGACGCTGCCGCCGGGCGAGACCGCATCCGCGTACCGGGAGGCCCTGACGCATCTCGCGCACGCCCTCCCGGTCGTCCCCGCGCGCACCGTGTTCGTGTCGTCGACCGGCGTCTTCGACGGGGCGGGCGCGGGGCAGCCGCTGACCGAGCAGGATGAGCCGGCGCCGACGACCGAGCGCTCGCGGGGGCTCCAGGATGGCGAGCGGGCGGCGGTCGAGATCTTCGACGCCGTGATCGTGCGACCGGCGGGGATCTACGGGCCGGGTCGTGACTTCCTCCTCCAGAAGGTGCGCGAGGGGGCGCCGAGCAATCACCGACGGCGGACGAATCGCATCCACGAGACCGACCTCGTCCGCGCCCTGGAGCTGCTGCTGCGGATGGACGACCCGCCGCGACTCGTGCACGCGGTGGACGCGGCGCCGGCTCCGCTCGGTGACGTGGTCGGCTTCATCGCGCGGACACTGGGCGTCGAGGTCCCGGCCGACGACGCCTCCGCGGAGCCGAGCGGGTTCGTGTACGACGGGGCGCTGCTGCGCTCTCTGCTGGGCGAGCTGGAGTATCCGACGTACGAGACCGGGTACGCGGAGATGATCGCCGCATCCGGCCGCACGGACGCCGGGCACCCGTAG
- a CDS encoding MarR family winged helix-turn-helix transcriptional regulator: protein MGIGDDAVEVRAQGWRTLAALHGLIETALERSLAEAVELSVVEYTVLDALDRQDGWHMRMQQLARAAALSPSATTRLVNRLEDRGLLTRILCADDRRGIYTELTPAGRELYERARPIHDAALEQVLEDAAAQPELAPVVDALHGVALPALAAG, encoded by the coding sequence ATGGGTATCGGTGACGACGCGGTCGAGGTGCGTGCGCAGGGCTGGCGGACGCTCGCGGCTCTGCACGGCCTGATCGAGACCGCGCTGGAGCGCAGCCTGGCCGAAGCCGTCGAGCTCTCCGTGGTCGAGTACACCGTCCTGGACGCGCTCGACCGGCAGGACGGGTGGCACATGCGCATGCAGCAGCTCGCCCGCGCCGCCGCCCTGAGCCCCAGTGCCACCACCCGCCTGGTGAACCGCCTGGAGGACCGCGGACTCCTGACGCGGATCCTCTGCGCCGACGACCGGCGCGGCATCTACACCGAGCTCACCCCCGCGGGCCGCGAGCTCTACGAACGTGCGCGTCCGATCCACGACGCGGCTCTCGAGCAGGTGCTCGAGGATGCGGCCGCCCAGCCCGAGCTGGCACCCGTGGTGGACGCGCTGCACGGCGTCGCGCTGCCTGCGCTCGCCGCGGGCTGA